The DNA segment atttgatgacccgatattcaaaagctttgaatgaacagcggcaacaatcgcgacattctacaagatgcctcCACTGACCGTTGTAGCTGCTGCATAATCTTACCACAATCTTGTTCTGACTGCTCCCAAACAAGAGCGCCCAACATACCTCTgtaaattctctctccccttgtgaattaagcgggcttctaatcaagcaccgtcccattcctcacagatttcctgggcagctgaatgctgatcttcgcaagctggccgttaacatggtgcccttccctcgcCTCCACTTCTTCCTGACTGGCTTTGCTCCACTCACGTCCCGAGGCTGCCAGGagtaccgggctctgactgtgccggagctgacgcaacagatgttcgatgccaaaaacatgatggctgcttgcgacccccgtcacggtcgttacctgacagttgctgctgtcttcagaggccgaatgagcatgcgagaagtcgatgaccagatgctcaacatcCAGAACAAAGACTCGAGTTACTTCGTTGAATGGATCCCGAACAAcgtaaagacagctgtctgtgacataccgcctcgaggtctgaagatgtctgCTACTTTCATTGCGAACAGCACCgccattcaagagcttttcaagcggatctccgagcagttcacaggtgaccatcgtgtttgatttgaaagtgcttcttaaaagcacatgctttcattgtagctacccattgctgtcgattgtctggaacagcgcattttcggggacagttctaggagtgtgaccccgcctgcttgatatattattttttttgcagctatgttccgccgcaaggcctttctgcactggtacaccggagagggcatggacgagttgGAGTTCATCGAGGCAGAGTCCGACTTGAACGAACTGGTGtcagaataccaacagtaccaggaggcGACAGCTGATGACGAGGGGGAATTCGAGTagacccaggcagaggcctagttTCTTGTGTGCactgcttttttctttcgctttacaaTAAAGTCTTTGTTTGTCATGGATCCTTCTTTTTGAGCCAGGTGCTTGTGCACTTCAGTATGTCGTAGGCCCGGACTGCGTCACAAGGATGG comes from the Amblyomma americanum isolate KBUSLIRL-KWMA chromosome 1, ASM5285725v1, whole genome shotgun sequence genome and includes:
- the LOC144134233 gene encoding tubulin beta chain-like isoform X2; the encoded protein is MRKPDWSEGDKYVPRAILVDLEPGTMEAVRSGPFGQLFRPDNFVFGQGGAGNNWAKGHYTEGAELVDSVLDVVRMEAESCDCMQGFQLTHSLGGGTGSGMGTLLISKIREEYPDRIMNTYSVVPSPKVSDTVVEPYNATLSLHQLVENTDETFCIDNEALYDICFRTLKLTTPTYGDLNHLVSATMSGVTTCLRFPGQLNADLRKLAVNMVPFPRLHFFLTGFAPLTSRGCQEYRALTVPELTQQMFDAKNMMAACDPRHGRYLTVAAVFRGRMSMREVDDQMLNIQNKDSSYFVEWIPNNVKTAVCDIPPRGLKMSATFIANSTAIQELFKRISEQFTAMFRRKAFLHWYTGEGMDELEFIEAESDLNELVSEYQQYQEATADDEGEFE
- the LOC144134233 gene encoding tubulin beta-4B chain-like isoform X3, encoding MRKPDWSEDKYVPRAILVDLEPGTMEAVRSGPFGQLFRPDNFVFGQGGAGNNWAKGHYTEGAELVDSVLDVVRMEAESCDCMQGFQLTHSLGGGTGSGMGTLLISKIREEYPDRIMNTYSVVPSPKVSDTVVEPYNATLSLHQLVENTDETFCIDNEALYDICFRTLKLTTPTYGDLNHLVSATMSGVTTCLRFPGQLNADLRKLAVNMVPFPRLHFFLTGFAPLTSRGCQEYRALTVPELTQQMFDAKNMMAACDPRHGRYLTVAAVFRGRMSMREVDDQMLNIQNKDSSYFVEWIPNNVKTAVCDIPPRGLKMSATFIANSTAIQELFKRISEQFTAMFRRKAFLHWYTGEGMDELEFIEAESDLNELVSEYQQYQEATADDEGEFE